One stretch of Lucilia cuprina isolate Lc7/37 chromosome 6, ASM2204524v1, whole genome shotgun sequence DNA includes these proteins:
- the LOC124420816 gene encoding myotubularin-related protein 8-like — protein MHIANIEKLPLTTTGSPLLIRCKTFLSVTFVIPKDSECHDVYTSLLKLYQPVSINKLYCFNYQPAKDDFPKNAGWEYFKLENEFKRMRVPNDTWTLCNLNTNYELCDTYPRQIYVPQEANTAMLIGSSRFRSKGRLPALTYLHSNKASICRCSQPLSGFSARCLEDEQMLEAIRKTNPNTDYMYVVDTRPRVS, from the exons ATGCATATTGCAAATATTGAAAAGTTACCATTAACCACCACAGGATCACCATTATTGATACGTTGTAAAACCTTTCTTTCCGTTACTTTTGTCATACCTAAAGACTCAGAATGTCATGATGTTTACACTTCACTATTGAAGCTCTATCAACCTG TTTCTATTAATAAGttgtattgttttaattatcaacCCGCCAAAGatgattttccaaaaaatgcGGGCTGGGAATATTTCAAATTGGAAAATGAATTTAAACGTATGCGTGTACCGAACGATACCTGGACATTGTGCAATTTAAATACGAATTATGAATTGTGTGACACGTATCCCAGACAAATCTATGTACCACAGGAGGCTAACACAGCCATGTTAATTGGTAGTTCACGTTTTCGTTCCAAAGGCAGATTGCCAGCATTAACGTATTTACATTCCAATAAG GCTTCCATTTGTCGTTGTAGTCAGCCATTGTCAGGTTTCAGTGCACGTTGCTTAGAGGATGAACAGATGCTTGAAGCTATACGCAAAACAAATCCAAATACCGACTACATGTACGTTGTGGATACGAGACCCAGGGTAAGTTGA
- the LOC111675219 gene encoding myotubularin-related protein 6 gives MFDVQITLYIINALANRAAGKGYENEAFYENIKFHFLGIENIHTQRASLQKLIEACEQKSPTMSGFLNALESSGWLKHIRSILDTSSFISNVVDKGVSVVVHCSDGWDRTAQVCSLASLMLDPYYRTIKGFQALIEKDWLAFGHKFSDRCGHVQNDAREVSPIFTQFLDCTWQLMSQRTDAFEFNERFLLILHDHVHSCQYGTFVGNCEKDRLDLKLAERTFSLWGYMANHMNEYINPLYKPNIDETIKANLAPQCIKFWRGMYSRFESGVHPREPLGDLLLASKDHTTSLEDHVQHLTKRIASFKNYISKSAKKLQDATSTKTTTKEPTNTTDTNDNKYNYDKKMSELSSADDDHPLKPAGGVGETVTSSSGGGGMSFASLSLSDEVDPSTLNEEINSVAVDWKSMRNVTACSCSTPFDQFSKKTHCWKCGDIFCERCIDKSIALPGQDSGKPVPVCRTCFRLVQKISP, from the exons ATGTTTGACGTTCAAATAACTCTATATATA ataAATGCTTTGGCTAATCGTGCTGCTGGCAAAGGTTATGAAAATGaggcattttatgaaaatattaaatttcattttcttggtattgaaaatattcaCACACAAAGAGCTAGTTTGCAAAAGTTAATTGAGGCATGCGAACAGAAAAGCCCAACAATGAGTGGATTTCTGAATGCTTTAGAATCTTCTGGTTGGCTTAAGCATATACGTTCTATTTTGGATACATCAAg ttttatttcgAATGTTGTTGACAAGGGTGTATCAGTGGTAGTACACTGTTCGGACGGTTGGGATCGTACCGCACAAGTATGTTCATTGGCTTCCTTAATGTTGGATCCCTATTATAGGACCATTAAGGGTTTTCAG GCTCTTATTGAAAAAGACTGGTTGGCTTTTGGTCATAAATTTAGTGATCGTTGTGGTCATGTACAGAATGATGCTCGTGAAGTCTCCcctatttttacacaatttctcGATTGTACTTGGCAATTGATGTCGCAACGTACGGATGCTTTTGAATTTAATGaacgttttcttttaattctacACGATCATGTGCACTCCTGTCAGTATGGTACATTTGTGGGTAATTGTGAAAAGGATCGTTTAGATTTGAAATTGGCCGAAAGGACATTTTCTCTATGGGGCTATATGGCCAATCATATGAATGAGTATATTAATCCATTGTATAAACCCAATATTGATGAAACAATTAAAGCTAATTTGGCACCGCAGTGTATTAA atttTGGCGTGGCATGTATAGTCGCTTTGAAAGTGGTGTACATCCTCGAGAACCTTTAGGTGATTTGCTTTTAGCCAGCAAAGATCATACCACATCTTTAGAGGATCATGTACAGCATTTAACAAAG CGTATtgcaagttttaaaaattatatttcaaaatctgCTAAAAAATTACAAGATGCTACTTCTACTAAGACAACAACCAAAGAACCTACCAATACCACAGATACTAATGATAATAA ATACAATTATGATAAAAAGATGAGTGAATTATCATCAGCCGATGATGATCATCCTTTAAAACCTGCCGGAGGAGTTGGAGAAACTGTTACTAGCAGCAGTGGAGGTGGTGGCATGTCATTTGCTAGTTTGTCG cTCTCCGATGAAGTCGATCCCAGCACCCTAAATGAGGAAATCAATTCAGTGGCCGTTGATTGGAAATCAATGCGCAATGTAACCGCTTGTTCTTGCTCCACACCATTCGATCAGTTTAGTAAGAAAACACATTGTTGGAAATGTGGTGATATATTCTGTGAACGTTGTATCGATAAGAGTATTGCATTGCCGGGACAGGATAGTGGCAAACCGGTGCCAGTATGTCGTACATGTTTTCGTTTGGTACAAAAGATTAGCCCATAA
- the LOC124420779 gene encoding uncharacterized protein LOC124420779: MQYFPNPYKFLKEIWKLEEFLQQLSKTTSRTAYPYASVSTIPQEDYMQLIFNLSRNYDVRIEGKTAVKIMTEIGICYTINNILSKQLYTKYWQDLEPYPKMYSDHFTQNPFTFHSAFPLRTNINHNITGKITVYAHNPFEVPTIWTRPALIINNHNKLYILKAAIKQITFDETAFKKKFNEFTFFQKKLSAPFSSSRNLCVMQCRAHYIRKLCNCLPHFYAHTYWRDSNVCNIQGLNCFNQYIQIIRTINTNTISPTFRCDHCQPNHIEQIVVVKSYNEKISENSTTNLIFQIEHPPVESYTRIIMYNKFDYVVSLSGALSSFFGFTIYGLCDFIYFFTIRIYWFQKGFRGAIDELIEF, from the exons atgcaatattttcctaatccttataaatttcttaaggaAATATGGAAATTGGAGgaatttttacaacaactttcaaaaacaacaagtaGAACTGCATATCCATATGCATCCGTTAGTACCATACCACAAGAGGATTATATGCAGTTGATCTTTAA tttatcgCGTAACTACGATGTAAGAATTGAGGGCAAAACTGCAGTTAAAATAATGACAGAAATTGGAATTTGTTATACCATCAATAATATTCTCAGTAAACAACTATATACAAA ATATTGGCAGGATTTAGAACCATATCCGAAAATGTACAGTGATCATTTTACGCAAAACCCTTTTACTTTTCACAGCGCCTTTCCCTTGCGAACTAATATAAATCATAATATTACTGGTAAGATAACAGTTTACGCCCATAATCCCTTTGAGGTGCCGACAATTTGGACTCGACCagctttaataattaataatcatAACAAACTGTATATTTTAAAAGCTGCTATTAAACAAATCACATTTGATGAAACTGCCTTTAA aaaaaaatttaacgaattcacattttttcaaaaaaagttatcCGCTCCATTCTCATCCTCGAGAAATCTCTGCGTAATGCAATGTCGCGCTCATTACATTAGGAAACTATGTAATTGTTTACCACACTTTTATGCTCACACATATTGGAGAGATTCAAATGTTTGCAACATACAAggactaaattgttttaatcaaTATATTCAAATTATTCGTACCATAAATACCAATACAATTTCACCGACATTTAGGTGTGATCACTGTCAACCAAATCATATTGAACAAATTGTTGTGGTTAAG agctacaatgaaaaaataagtgaaaatagtacaacaaatttaatttttcaaatcgaACATCCACCAGTTGAGTCGTACACTAGAATTATCATGTACAACAAATTCGATTATGTTG TTTCATTATCTGGTGCCTTGTCATCATTCTTTGGATTTACAATATATGGTTTATGtgatttcatatatttttttaccatACGAATATATTGGTTTCAAAAAGGATTTCGAGGAGCAATCGATGaactaattgaattttaa
- the LOC111675222 gene encoding translation initiation factor eIF-2B subunit delta isoform X2, giving the protein MNTGEIITTEINTEIKVEVQLETASIVKVETKAVGGIENTEVSTQKAIGMMSNKVEVEKEKTRDEIKAEREAKKLAKQAKKQKAGGVVATDVAESINNSPPANTNCKAENVSNTAGKPEDGSEKSREQIKAEREAKKLAKQAAKSAKAAGGNIAVAAVTEQLKQVKINERNGKSAGDAVNSVEGDKKKTALTKAERRAIQEAQRAAKAQAQSAAATKGKSAAVKTTPTTTAATVNKTPIKASSPSPSSETRSAKRATSSSPVKTVRFNDGNVKLFSHLEKPNTNVNLFVNNTHIHPSIARLGEQYAKRTIVGSNARCLAFLGAIKMVIEDYETPAKKEFSRSLESFIANCVEYLQKCRTLAVSVINAHKSLKQVLMQLPKDEPESELKERLFIFIDTYIENQIFKAAQAINSMMQTKINNGDVILTFGCSSLINFICEEAQARKVDFRVIVVDSRPFCEGQELLRRLTANEISCSYVLINAVSFVMPEVTKVLLGAHALLANGYVMARAGTAQVALVARSFNVPVLVCCETHKFSERFQTDAIVYNELGNPDDIVVDDKCCLSNWQAKHKMSPLNLNYDITPPELVTAVVTEVSVLPCTSVPVILRMKPDWLV; this is encoded by the exons ATGAATACTGGAGAAATTATAACAACAGAAATTAACACAGAAATTAAAGTGGAAGTCCAATTGGAAACTGCTTCTATTGTTAAAGTGGAAACAAAGGCTGTAGGAGGCATTGAAAATACCGAAGTTTCCACACAAAAAGCCATCGGTATGATGTCAAATAAAGTGGAGGTGGAAAAGGAGAAAACTCGTGATGAAATAAAAGCTGAACGTGAAGCTAAGAAATTAGCGAAACAAGCTAAAAAACAAAAGGCAGGTGGTGTCGTTGCAACTGATGTAGCTGAATCGATCAATAACTCTCCTCCAGCAAATACAAATTGCAAGGCCGAGAATGTTAGTAATACTGCTGGTAAACCGGAGGATGGCAGTGAAAAATCCCGCGAACAAATTAAAGCAGAACGTGAGGCTAAAAAATTAGCTAAACAGGCAGCCAAATCTGCAAAAGCTGCTGGCGGCAATATAGCTGTGGCCGCGGTAACCGAACAATTGAAACAAGTGAAAATCAATGAAAGAAATGGAAAAAGTGCTGGTGATGCTGTGAATAGTGTGGAAGGGGATAAG aaaaaaactgccCTAACAAAGGCCGAAAGAAGAGCAATACAAGAAGCTCAAAGAGCTGCAAAGGCTCAAGCTCAAAGTGCAGCAGCAACTAAAGGTAAATCAGCTGCTGTTAAAACTACACCAACAACGACAGCAGCAACAGTCAACAAAACACCCATTAAAGCATCATCACCTTCACCCTCATCAGAGACAAGGTCTGCTAAAAGAGCCACAAGTAGTTCACCAGTTAAAACTGTACGCTTTAATGATGGCAATGTTAAACTCTTTAGTCACTTGGAAAAGCCCAATACAAATgtcaatttatttgttaataatacaCACATTCACCCCAGTATAGCACGGTTAGGAGAACAATATGCCAAGCGTACTATAGTCGGTTCCAATGCCAGATGTTTGGCATTTTTAGGTGCcattaaaatg gTCATAGAAGATTATGAGACACCAGCTAAAAAAGAGTTTAGTCGTAGTTTAGAATCCTTTATAGCCAACTGTGTTGAGTACTTACAAAAATGTCGAACATTGGCTGTTTCCGTTATTAATGCCCATAAAAGTCTTAAGCAAGTTTTAATGCAGTTACCTAAAGATGAACCAGAATCAGAg ttaaaagaaagacttttcatatttattgacacttatattgaaaatcaaattttcaaagCAGCCCAGGCTATTAATTCCATGATGCAAACGAAAATCAATAATGGTGATGTTATATTAACTTTTGGATG ttcttCTCTAATCAACTTCATCTGCGAGGAAGCCCAAGCACGTAAAGTCGATTTTCGCGTCATTGTGGTTGACTCACGTCCCTTCTGTGAAGGCCAAGAGCTGCTTAGACGCCTCACTGCCAATGAAATTTCCTGTTCTTATGTTTTAATCAATGCTGTTAGTTTTGTTATGCCCGAAGTAACAAAAGTTCTGTTGGGTGCTCATGCTCTGTTGGCCAATGGTTATGTTATGGCACGTGCCGGTACAGCTCAAGTGGCTTTAGTGGCGCGCTCGTTTAATGTTCCCGTTCTTGTGTGTTGTGAGACGCACAAGTTCAGTGAACGTTTTCAAACGGATGCCATTGTTTACAATGAACTCGGCAATCCCGATGATATTGTCGTAGACGATAAGTGTTGTCTTTCGAATTGGCAGGCCAAACATAAAATGTctccattaaatttaaattacgaCATAACACCACCCGAACTAGTGACTGCCGTAGTTACTGAGGTTTCCGTCTTACCATGCACCAGTGTTCCTGTTATATTGCGTATGAAACCCGATTGGCTGGTGTAG
- the LOC111675222 gene encoding translation initiation factor eIF-2B subunit delta isoform X1, translated as MKPLVVKSKRNRKSQNRQTMNTGEIITTEINTEIKVEVQLETASIVKVETKAVGGIENTEVSTQKAIGMMSNKVEVEKEKTRDEIKAEREAKKLAKQAKKQKAGGVVATDVAESINNSPPANTNCKAENVSNTAGKPEDGSEKSREQIKAEREAKKLAKQAAKSAKAAGGNIAVAAVTEQLKQVKINERNGKSAGDAVNSVEGDKKKTALTKAERRAIQEAQRAAKAQAQSAAATKGKSAAVKTTPTTTAATVNKTPIKASSPSPSSETRSAKRATSSSPVKTVRFNDGNVKLFSHLEKPNTNVNLFVNNTHIHPSIARLGEQYAKRTIVGSNARCLAFLGAIKMVIEDYETPAKKEFSRSLESFIANCVEYLQKCRTLAVSVINAHKSLKQVLMQLPKDEPESELKERLFIFIDTYIENQIFKAAQAINSMMQTKINNGDVILTFGCSSLINFICEEAQARKVDFRVIVVDSRPFCEGQELLRRLTANEISCSYVLINAVSFVMPEVTKVLLGAHALLANGYVMARAGTAQVALVARSFNVPVLVCCETHKFSERFQTDAIVYNELGNPDDIVVDDKCCLSNWQAKHKMSPLNLNYDITPPELVTAVVTEVSVLPCTSVPVILRMKPDWLV; from the exons ATGAAG CCCTTAGTTGTAAAATCGAAACGGAATCGAAAGTCACAAAATCGACAAACAATGAATACTGGAGAAATTATAACAACAGAAATTAACACAGAAATTAAAGTGGAAGTCCAATTGGAAACTGCTTCTATTGTTAAAGTGGAAACAAAGGCTGTAGGAGGCATTGAAAATACCGAAGTTTCCACACAAAAAGCCATCGGTATGATGTCAAATAAAGTGGAGGTGGAAAAGGAGAAAACTCGTGATGAAATAAAAGCTGAACGTGAAGCTAAGAAATTAGCGAAACAAGCTAAAAAACAAAAGGCAGGTGGTGTCGTTGCAACTGATGTAGCTGAATCGATCAATAACTCTCCTCCAGCAAATACAAATTGCAAGGCCGAGAATGTTAGTAATACTGCTGGTAAACCGGAGGATGGCAGTGAAAAATCCCGCGAACAAATTAAAGCAGAACGTGAGGCTAAAAAATTAGCTAAACAGGCAGCCAAATCTGCAAAAGCTGCTGGCGGCAATATAGCTGTGGCCGCGGTAACCGAACAATTGAAACAAGTGAAAATCAATGAAAGAAATGGAAAAAGTGCTGGTGATGCTGTGAATAGTGTGGAAGGGGATAAG aaaaaaactgccCTAACAAAGGCCGAAAGAAGAGCAATACAAGAAGCTCAAAGAGCTGCAAAGGCTCAAGCTCAAAGTGCAGCAGCAACTAAAGGTAAATCAGCTGCTGTTAAAACTACACCAACAACGACAGCAGCAACAGTCAACAAAACACCCATTAAAGCATCATCACCTTCACCCTCATCAGAGACAAGGTCTGCTAAAAGAGCCACAAGTAGTTCACCAGTTAAAACTGTACGCTTTAATGATGGCAATGTTAAACTCTTTAGTCACTTGGAAAAGCCCAATACAAATgtcaatttatttgttaataatacaCACATTCACCCCAGTATAGCACGGTTAGGAGAACAATATGCCAAGCGTACTATAGTCGGTTCCAATGCCAGATGTTTGGCATTTTTAGGTGCcattaaaatg gTCATAGAAGATTATGAGACACCAGCTAAAAAAGAGTTTAGTCGTAGTTTAGAATCCTTTATAGCCAACTGTGTTGAGTACTTACAAAAATGTCGAACATTGGCTGTTTCCGTTATTAATGCCCATAAAAGTCTTAAGCAAGTTTTAATGCAGTTACCTAAAGATGAACCAGAATCAGAg ttaaaagaaagacttttcatatttattgacacttatattgaaaatcaaattttcaaagCAGCCCAGGCTATTAATTCCATGATGCAAACGAAAATCAATAATGGTGATGTTATATTAACTTTTGGATG ttcttCTCTAATCAACTTCATCTGCGAGGAAGCCCAAGCACGTAAAGTCGATTTTCGCGTCATTGTGGTTGACTCACGTCCCTTCTGTGAAGGCCAAGAGCTGCTTAGACGCCTCACTGCCAATGAAATTTCCTGTTCTTATGTTTTAATCAATGCTGTTAGTTTTGTTATGCCCGAAGTAACAAAAGTTCTGTTGGGTGCTCATGCTCTGTTGGCCAATGGTTATGTTATGGCACGTGCCGGTACAGCTCAAGTGGCTTTAGTGGCGCGCTCGTTTAATGTTCCCGTTCTTGTGTGTTGTGAGACGCACAAGTTCAGTGAACGTTTTCAAACGGATGCCATTGTTTACAATGAACTCGGCAATCCCGATGATATTGTCGTAGACGATAAGTGTTGTCTTTCGAATTGGCAGGCCAAACATAAAATGTctccattaaatttaaattacgaCATAACACCACCCGAACTAGTGACTGCCGTAGTTACTGAGGTTTCCGTCTTACCATGCACCAGTGTTCCTGTTATATTGCGTATGAAACCCGATTGGCTGGTGTAG
- the LOC111675224 gene encoding cytochrome c oxidase subunit 6A, mitochondrial, whose amino-acid sequence MSAILSQILRRKIATSAPRMATAATAGEHSGGYKMWKRLTFFVAFPSVGLCMLNAYLAHQEHAHHARPEFVKYEYLAKRDKRFPWGEGNKSLFHNPHTNALPDGYEA is encoded by the exons ATGTCTGCTATCCTATCCCAAATTCTTCGCCGCAAGATTGCAACCTCTGCTCCCAGGATGGCCACCGCAGCCACTGCTGGTGAACACTCAG GTGGTTACAAGATGTGGAAGCGTTTGACTTTCTTCGTTGCCTTCCCATCTGTTGGTTTGTGCATGTTGAACGCTTATTTGGCTCACCAGGAACATGCCCACCATGCCCGTCCTGAATTCGTTAAATACGAATATTTGGCCAAGCGCGACAAACGTTTCCCCTGGGGTGAAGGTAACAAATCTTTGTTCCACAACCCCCATACCAATGCTTTGCCTGACGGTTATGAGGCCTAA